Proteins from a genomic interval of Campylobacter concisus:
- the petA gene encoding ubiquinol-cytochrome c reductase iron-sulfur subunit — protein MSVKQERRSFIGLAFGAVAAVGGAMSLVAVKKTWDPLPSVKAAGFTTVDLSPIKDGEMRQVEWRKKPIFILKKSPDMAKNDKRDVVVGDARYVVLIGLCTHLGCIPEYKASKQMFVCACHGGEFNADGMQTYGPPPRPLDIPPFKIDGTKLVLGETSPEYEKLVAKA, from the coding sequence ATGTCAGTAAAGCAAGAAAGACGTAGCTTTATCGGCCTTGCGTTTGGTGCTGTGGCAGCTGTCGGCGGCGCTATGTCACTAGTGGCTGTTAAAAAGACTTGGGATCCGCTTCCAAGTGTAAAAGCTGCTGGTTTCACAACAGTTGATCTAAGTCCGATCAAAGATGGAGAAATGAGGCAGGTTGAATGGCGTAAAAAGCCTATTTTCATCCTCAAAAAAAGTCCTGATATGGCTAAAAATGACAAAAGAGATGTTGTCGTAGGGGATGCTAGATACGTAGTTCTTATCGGACTTTGCACGCATCTTGGCTGTATACCTGAGTATAAAGCAAGCAAACAAATGTTTGTATGTGCCTGTCATGGCGGCGAATTTAACGCCGACGGAATGCAAACATACGGACCTCCTCCAAGACCACTTGATATACCACCATTTAAGATTGATGGAACCAAGCTAGTTCTAGGCGAAACAAGCCCAGAATACGAAAAATTAGTAGCAAAAGCTTAG
- a CDS encoding cytochrome b, which yields MSLAHKSTGVIDWLDQRLAFTKLIKVLVSEYWIPKNINFLWAMGVILTTLFMLLIVTGFLLLMYYKPDVNLAFDSVNYTIMQEVEYGWLWRHIHAVSASTIFLIMYIHLLTGLYYGSYKRGREVIWISGMVLFICFSAEAFSGYMLPWGQMSYWAATVITQLFGGVPVIGDALVEWIRGDYAVGDSTLTRFFMLHVCLLPLVTIAVLVIHFYSLRVPHVNNLTSEDIDFEVEAQEYLHGDRAKSKVIPFWPGFLAKDFMYVSFFMIFVIYLVCYHFNFAMDPINFEPANPLKTPPHIYPEWYFLWQYEILRGFFFDIAGISAYNIGLIAFAFAGVAFMLIPLFDRSDLVAPAHKRPLFFIWFWVLVVDLIVLSIYGKLPTGGYNDWIGFYSSLLFLFLFIIALPVITILERKRG from the coding sequence ATGTCTTTAGCTCATAAATCAACTGGCGTTATTGACTGGCTTGATCAACGCCTAGCTTTTACAAAACTTATAAAGGTTCTAGTTAGCGAATACTGGATTCCAAAAAATATAAATTTCCTTTGGGCAATGGGCGTTATTTTAACAACGCTTTTTATGCTCTTAATCGTTACTGGTTTTTTACTTTTAATGTATTACAAACCAGATGTAAATTTAGCATTTGATAGTGTAAATTATACTATCATGCAAGAGGTTGAGTATGGCTGGCTTTGGCGTCACATTCACGCAGTTTCAGCTTCTACGATATTTCTTATTATGTATATTCACTTGCTTACTGGACTTTACTATGGTTCATACAAAAGAGGCAGAGAAGTCATTTGGATAAGTGGTATGGTACTATTTATCTGTTTTTCAGCAGAGGCATTTAGTGGTTATATGCTCCCATGGGGACAGATGAGTTACTGGGCGGCAACTGTTATCACTCAGCTTTTTGGCGGTGTGCCAGTTATTGGCGATGCTTTAGTTGAGTGGATTAGAGGCGATTACGCAGTTGGTGACTCAACGCTTACTAGATTTTTTATGCTTCATGTTTGTTTATTGCCACTTGTAACGATAGCTGTTTTGGTTATTCACTTCTACTCTTTAAGAGTTCCACACGTTAATAACCTAACAAGCGAAGATATAGATTTTGAAGTAGAGGCACAAGAATATCTACACGGCGATAGAGCGAAATCTAAAGTTATACCATTTTGGCCAGGATTTTTAGCAAAAGACTTTATGTATGTATCATTCTTTATGATATTTGTCATCTACCTCGTTTGCTATCACTTCAATTTTGCAATGGATCCTATTAACTTTGAGCCAGCAAATCCACTAAAAACCCCACCACATATCTATCCAGAGTGGTATTTCTTGTGGCAATATGAAATTTTACGTGGCTTCTTCTTTGATATAGCTGGAATTTCTGCTTATAACATTGGTCTTATCGCATTTGCATTTGCAGGTGTTGCGTTTATGCTTATACCGCTTTTTGATAGAAGTGACCTTGTGGCTCCAGCTCACAAAAGACCACTATTTTTTATATGGTTTTGGGTCTTAGTTGTTGATCTTATCGTTTTATCTATATATGGTAAGCTCCCAACAGGTGGTTATAATGACTGGATAGGGTTTTATTCATCATTGCTATTCTTGTTCTTATTTATAATTGCGTTGCCAGTTATAACAATACTTGAAAGAAAGAGGGGCTAA
- a CDS encoding c-type cytochrome produces MKELKIFAIVVILSGVLYWGIEPYAHTKLHPHTANAEYNFSKEDTDYAKHFLEQKKAALETAKASGNKASIDTATKDVEVAQKILDDYTAFWNDINSIDLTKGDATKGADTFVAAGCTGCHGIEAAGMPAGMDAETASQSFGVVPPDLSTAGKIYDDKFLAALIKNPNMALKLTHKFNDEHPFPMTAFMGAGGDINAETADIVAYLKKVSADYEKANNKITEEKVFADACQRCHDIKYDKKYAFSNKVSLAAYMGSNPPDLSMMIRSKGDEYLHKFINDTQKMLPGTAMPRVGLNKAAEDDVVAYIQKVGDKKKAERESTGLYVMIYFFILGIFAWLWKRKVWSELH; encoded by the coding sequence ATGAAAGAGCTTAAAATTTTTGCCATTGTTGTTATTCTTTCAGGTGTTTTATATTGGGGTATCGAGCCTTATGCTCATACAAAACTTCATCCTCATACTGCAAATGCTGAGTATAACTTTTCAAAAGAAGATACTGACTATGCAAAGCACTTTTTAGAGCAAAAAAAGGCAGCTCTTGAGACTGCTAAGGCTAGCGGAAATAAGGCAAGTATAGACACGGCTACAAAAGATGTAGAAGTAGCACAAAAAATTCTTGATGACTATACAGCATTTTGGAATGACATTAACTCTATCGACCTTACAAAAGGTGACGCCACAAAGGGTGCTGATACTTTTGTAGCAGCAGGATGTACAGGATGCCACGGTATAGAAGCAGCAGGTATGCCAGCTGGTATGGATGCTGAGACAGCTAGTCAAAGCTTTGGTGTAGTGCCACCAGATCTTAGTACCGCTGGTAAAATTTATGACGATAAATTCTTAGCTGCACTCATTAAAAATCCAAATATGGCTTTAAAGCTAACTCATAAATTTAACGACGAGCATCCATTTCCGATGACCGCATTTATGGGTGCTGGTGGCGATATAAATGCTGAGACTGCCGATATAGTAGCTTATTTGAAAAAGGTATCTGCTGATTATGAAAAGGCAAATAATAAGATCACTGAAGAAAAGGTTTTCGCTGATGCATGTCAAAGATGTCATGATATAAAATATGACAAAAAATATGCATTTAGCAACAAAGTAAGCCTTGCTGCTTATATGGGCTCAAACCCACCTGATCTATCGATGATGATTCGTTCAAAAGGCGATGAGTATTTACATAAATTTATAAACGATACTCAAAAGATGCTACCAGGTACTGCAATGCCAAGAGTTGGTTTAAATAAAGCCGCTGAAGACGATGTGGTAGCTTATATCCAAAAAGTAGGTGACAAGAAGAAGGCTGAGCGCGAGAGCACAGGGCTTTATGTCATGATCTACTTCTTTATATTAGGAATTTTTGCTTGGCTTTGGAAACGCAAAGTTTGGAGCGAACTACACTAA
- a CDS encoding MBL fold metallo-hydrolase — translation MEIFIVIVLLIVAVFIFMKFVPVFGGAPDIKSQKLIKASPNFNGKVFINLEPTIDMVKNNPQASMLNYIPQALFPPKGKLPTKPLPNLKFDANALKNGEFIWLGHVSLICNLDDKTIVTDPVLHRAFPLPIGGKPFTYEHAITASDYPDAIDIALISHDHYDHLDHKTILELKDRICKFLVPLGVKAHLVKWGVDESKIYEFDWFGDQKIGNLNFTFCPSRHFSGRTFKRNTTLWGGWAVEEAGFSFYFSGDGGYGKHFKMINEKFGAFGLVFIENGAYSDGWPYVHMKPEESAQALKDLGARLGVPVHWGKFDLSYHAWDEPIKRFEKAATKLELNYATPMIGEVFTIQNPPRKKWWEKI, via the coding sequence ATGGAAATTTTTATAGTTATAGTTTTGCTTATTGTTGCAGTTTTTATTTTTATGAAATTTGTCCCTGTTTTTGGTGGCGCGCCAGATATTAAAAGCCAAAAGCTGATAAAGGCTTCGCCAAATTTCAACGGCAAAGTTTTTATAAATTTAGAACCAACGATTGATATGGTAAAAAATAATCCACAAGCATCTATGTTAAATTATATTCCGCAAGCGCTCTTTCCACCAAAAGGTAAGCTACCAACTAAGCCTTTGCCAAATTTAAAATTTGACGCAAATGCCTTGAAAAACGGCGAGTTTATCTGGCTAGGGCACGTTAGCCTCATATGCAACCTTGATGACAAAACCATCGTCACAGATCCAGTTTTGCACCGAGCATTTCCACTGCCAATTGGCGGTAAGCCCTTTACCTACGAGCATGCTATCACCGCTAGCGACTACCCAGATGCGATCGACATCGCCCTCATCTCGCACGATCACTACGATCATCTTGATCACAAAACGATCCTTGAGCTAAAGGATAGAATTTGCAAATTTCTAGTTCCACTTGGCGTAAAAGCTCACCTTGTAAAATGGGGCGTTGATGAGTCTAAAATTTATGAGTTTGACTGGTTTGGTGATCAAAAAATAGGAAATTTAAACTTCACGTTTTGTCCTTCAAGGCACTTTAGTGGGCGCACATTTAAAAGAAATACGACGCTTTGGGGTGGCTGGGCGGTTGAAGAGGCTGGCTTTAGCTTTTATTTTAGCGGAGATGGCGGATACGGCAAGCATTTTAAGATGATAAATGAGAAATTTGGCGCCTTTGGTCTAGTTTTTATCGAAAATGGTGCTTACAGCGATGGCTGGCCTTACGTGCATATGAAGCCAGAGGAGTCAGCGCAAGCACTAAAAGATCTTGGTGCAAGGCTTGGTGTGCCGGTGCACTGGGGCAAATTTGATCTATCTTATCATGCTTGGGATGAGCCGATCAAGCGTTTTGAAAAGGCAGCGACAAAACTTGAGCTAAACTACGCAACGCCGATGATCGGAGAAGTTTTCACTATCCAAAATCCGCCTAGAAAAAAGTGGTGGGAGAAAATTTAG
- a CDS encoding 4Fe-4S dicluster domain-containing protein, which translates to MKKHKFVIADYKRCIGCATCMAACFKSAYERGKLSRARLSVLREATGVMPTQCRQCDDGPCANVCPTGALRFNDNCIELHEEICIGCKMCTIACPYGAISSSAELMPSVNYAIEPKYNLEIESQSGAKNIAVKCDMCFGRENGPACVDVCPTSALVMIDPEEGKHKLGKRIDYEAANKFATKILNGQGA; encoded by the coding sequence ATGAAAAAACATAAATTTGTGATTGCCGATTATAAACGCTGTATAGGATGTGCAACCTGCATGGCTGCATGTTTTAAGAGCGCTTATGAACGCGGCAAGCTGTCACGTGCAAGGCTAAGTGTGCTAAGAGAAGCTACTGGCGTTATGCCAACTCAGTGCAGACAATGCGACGATGGTCCTTGTGCGAATGTGTGTCCAACTGGAGCATTACGATTTAATGATAATTGCATCGAGCTTCACGAGGAAATTTGTATAGGCTGTAAGATGTGCACGATCGCTTGCCCTTACGGTGCGATAAGCTCAAGTGCAGAGCTTATGCCTTCAGTAAATTACGCTATCGAGCCAAAGTACAACCTTGAGATAGAGTCACAATCAGGCGCAAAAAATATCGCTGTTAAATGCGATATGTGCTTTGGTCGTGAGAACGGACCAGCTTGCGTTGATGTCTGCCCGACAAGTGCTCTTGTTATGATTGATCCAGAAGAGGGCAAACATAAACTTGGCAAGAGGATAGATTATGAAGCAGCGAATAAATTTGCTACTAAAATTTTAAACGGACAAGGAGCATAA
- a CDS encoding proton-conducting transporter membrane subunit: MTTVYMLFLVSAVVSILLYCAPKAAVKVGFGLSALSCFYAMCHFVVNMGVSDSFALMDGFLYSPKFALNPLGNFFSFVVVFIGFASSVYGMSYADEYIKKANVGVFACLFNTFILSMLLVISADNVFCFVVLWELMTLISSFLIIVNDGKNTLKAVMVYLGIAQIGAFCITCGLLITAYYAGSFDFSAFMGVKMPFGASAAVFALFLVGFGSKAGMWPFHVWLPQAHPAAPSNVSALMSGVMIKVALFTLVKFTLYLPLSTYFGLTILALGAASSLFGVLYALCQHDFKALLAYHSVENIGIILLGLGTGIYGVAAGNLTLAAVGFLAGCYHVVNHAIFKGLLFLCAGSVIHATHTQNMDILGGLAKKMPWTSLGMFIGIMGIAALPPVNGFVSEWFTYQGMLQGAMGEGTLVRYAFALGVVALALTGVLVGMHLKLYAVIFAGTPRDQKIWENAKESPIGMVLGMIILMIGCVGFGLGANYIVDYIMQAVNSIAISDYKASLGAINVTSPIGSMISTPLIALVLCSTMILPFIILAVMKANRDKPRETDPWACGFKYSSRMQMTGGPFTGDLRKIMQWLFRADKKIVTRNYFDAVEYHNHPKDIWWGMFYEPVIKWCMKFADKLGIVQSGYTNIYTLYILIYLCAILAVGYFLV, encoded by the coding sequence ATGACTACGGTTTATATGCTATTTCTTGTAAGTGCTGTCGTTAGCATCTTGCTTTATTGTGCTCCAAAGGCCGCTGTAAAGGTTGGTTTTGGTCTAAGTGCTTTAAGCTGCTTTTATGCGATGTGTCACTTTGTTGTAAATATGGGAGTAAGCGATAGCTTTGCTCTTATGGATGGCTTTTTGTATTCGCCAAAATTTGCGCTAAATCCACTTGGAAATTTCTTTAGCTTTGTTGTTGTTTTCATCGGATTTGCAAGTAGCGTTTATGGTATGAGCTATGCAGATGAGTACATCAAAAAAGCAAATGTTGGCGTGTTTGCATGTTTGTTTAATACATTCATCCTTTCAATGCTTCTAGTAATTAGCGCTGATAATGTATTTTGCTTTGTTGTTTTATGGGAGCTTATGACTCTTATCTCATCGTTCCTTATCATAGTAAATGATGGCAAAAATACACTTAAAGCAGTTATGGTATATCTTGGCATCGCACAAATCGGTGCATTTTGTATCACCTGTGGTTTGCTTATCACTGCTTACTACGCAGGAAGCTTTGACTTTAGCGCATTTATGGGTGTTAAGATGCCATTTGGTGCTTCTGCTGCTGTATTTGCACTATTTTTGGTTGGCTTTGGTAGTAAAGCTGGTATGTGGCCATTTCACGTTTGGCTTCCACAAGCTCACCCAGCAGCACCATCAAACGTTTCAGCACTTATGTCAGGCGTTATGATCAAAGTTGCTCTATTTACACTAGTTAAATTTACACTTTACTTGCCGCTTAGCACATATTTTGGACTTACTATACTCGCTCTTGGTGCAGCTAGCTCACTATTTGGTGTTTTATACGCTCTTTGCCAACACGACTTCAAGGCTTTGCTTGCTTATCACTCAGTCGAGAATATAGGTATCATCTTGCTAGGTCTTGGCACAGGAATTTATGGCGTTGCAGCTGGAAATTTAACACTTGCAGCAGTAGGTTTTCTAGCAGGTTGCTACCACGTAGTTAACCACGCTATATTTAAAGGTCTACTTTTCCTTTGCGCTGGTTCGGTTATCCACGCTACTCATACACAAAATATGGACATCCTTGGTGGTCTTGCTAAAAAGATGCCATGGACAAGCCTTGGTATGTTTATAGGTATCATGGGTATCGCAGCTTTGCCTCCAGTAAATGGCTTTGTTTCAGAGTGGTTTACATATCAAGGTATGCTTCAAGGTGCGATGGGCGAGGGAACATTAGTTAGATACGCATTTGCACTTGGTGTCGTAGCTCTTGCACTAACAGGCGTTTTAGTCGGTATGCACCTCAAACTTTACGCTGTTATCTTTGCAGGTACTCCAAGAGATCAAAAAATTTGGGAAAATGCCAAAGAGAGTCCGATAGGTATGGTTCTTGGTATGATCATCCTAATGATAGGCTGCGTTGGCTTTGGCCTTGGCGCAAACTACATAGTTGATTACATCATGCAAGCTGTAAATTCTATCGCTATAAGTGACTATAAAGCTAGTCTTGGTGCTATAAATGTAACTTCACCTATAGGCAGTATGATCTCAACTCCGTTGATAGCCTTGGTTCTTTGTTCAACAATGATTTTGCCATTTATCATCCTTGCTGTTATGAAAGCAAATAGAGATAAACCACGCGAGACTGATCCTTGGGCATGCGGCTTTAAATATAGCTCACGTATGCAAATGACAGGTGGTCCATTTACAGGCGATCTTAGAAAGATCATGCAATGGCTATTTAGAGCTGATAAAAAGATCGTTACTAGAAATTATTTTGACGCGGTTGAATATCACAACCATCCAAAAGATATCTGGTGGGGAATGTTTTATGAGCCAGTCATCAAATGGTGTATGAAATTTGCCGATAAACTAGGCATCGTTCAAAGCGGATACACAAACATCTATACGCTTTATATCCTAATTTATCTTTGTGCCATACTTGCTGTGGGCTACTTTTTAGTTTAG
- a CDS encoding respiratory chain complex I subunit 1 family protein, with translation MQTILLMIFQVVVIVLVAPLFDGMARKLRARLQSKQGSDFFQTYRDIIKLFRRGRTVPECSHWVFRWAPFFLFATSAAVLAAIPITYSKDTVFGAYSDIFVILYLGALLRFVFGAASMDSGNPFAATGGGREQMLGVYVEPVMIMCLIVVMLAAKTSNLIEIQEMVKTGVIGYQIPSFAVASIAFLWCMYVETGRKPFDVAEAEQELQEGLLGEYAGSDLGLVQASLILKQFAMIGLFLTIFEPWNFSNPFLAIIVFVIKTGVFYVAAVFIDNFGPRFKMTSSLRKNALGALAISFVALTLYVVGV, from the coding sequence ATGCAAACTATACTTTTAATGATATTTCAAGTAGTCGTTATCGTTTTGGTAGCTCCTTTGTTTGATGGTATGGCAAGAAAACTAAGAGCTAGACTTCAATCAAAACAAGGTAGCGATTTCTTTCAAACATATCGCGACATTATAAAACTATTTAGAAGAGGAAGAACCGTGCCTGAGTGCTCACACTGGGTATTTAGATGGGCTCCATTTTTCCTTTTTGCAACTTCAGCTGCAGTATTAGCTGCTATACCTATAACATATAGCAAAGACACTGTTTTTGGAGCATATTCAGATATATTTGTGATCCTTTATCTTGGCGCATTGCTTAGATTTGTATTTGGTGCAGCTTCAATGGATAGCGGCAACCCATTTGCAGCAACAGGCGGCGGTAGGGAGCAAATGCTTGGCGTATATGTCGAGCCAGTTATGATCATGTGCCTAATCGTAGTAATGCTTGCAGCTAAAACATCAAATTTAATTGAGATCCAAGAGATGGTAAAAACTGGCGTTATCGGATATCAAATCCCAAGCTTTGCCGTAGCTTCTATCGCATTTTTATGGTGCATGTATGTTGAAACTGGCAGAAAACCATTTGACGTAGCTGAAGCTGAGCAAGAGCTTCAAGAAGGCTTACTTGGCGAGTATGCAGGTAGCGACCTTGGTTTAGTTCAAGCATCACTTATATTAAAACAGTTTGCTATGATCGGACTTTTCCTAACTATATTTGAGCCATGGAATTTTAGCAATCCTTTCTTAGCTATTATCGTTTTTGTGATAAAAACTGGAGTATTTTACGTAGCGGCTGTCTTTATAGATAACTTTGGCCCACGCTTTAAAATGACTTCATCTTTACGCAAAAATGCACTTGGTGCACTTGCTATCTCGTTTGTTGCACTAACACTTTATGTAGTAGGAGTGTGA
- the hyfE gene encoding hydrogenase 4 membrane subunit, whose amino-acid sequence MQTLDILAICMIVTSLAVFGLRSLKLSIIAYAIETLLLVSIFFLLSEKFNAEQLKTWAIVAFFTKVLLVPGILFWLIKKLGVVSEDEPVGGFFVSPIIAMGFSLALSMSIHPIFLKFSLIKEEIMLIAAGTVFMMGIFGFMLRNSFIKQILAYCLFENGIHLSLALMAYNSHELVELGILTDAIFAVIIMSVLAIRFYKAYDSLDTSKASNLRG is encoded by the coding sequence ATGCAAACACTTGATATTTTAGCCATTTGCATGATCGTAACTTCGCTTGCGGTTTTTGGTCTTAGAAGCTTAAAACTCTCAATCATCGCTTATGCGATTGAGACACTACTTTTAGTTAGCATATTTTTCTTGCTATCTGAGAAATTTAACGCCGAGCAGCTCAAAACTTGGGCGATCGTTGCATTTTTTACCAAAGTTTTGCTTGTGCCAGGAATTTTATTCTGGCTTATCAAAAAACTTGGCGTAGTTAGTGAAGATGAGCCAGTTGGTGGATTTTTTGTAAGTCCTATTATTGCTATGGGATTTTCTCTAGCTCTTTCAATGAGTATCCACCCAATATTTTTAAAATTCTCTCTTATCAAAGAAGAGATCATGTTAATCGCGGCTGGAACGGTCTTTATGATGGGAATTTTTGGCTTTATGCTAAGAAATTCATTTATAAAACAAATTCTAGCTTACTGCTTGTTTGAAAACGGTATCCACCTAAGCCTTGCTCTAATGGCTTATAACTCACATGAGTTAGTCGAGCTTGGAATTTTAACAGATGCAATATTTGCCGTTATCATCATGAGCGTCTTAGCGATTAGATTTTATAAAGCTTATGATAGCTTAGATACTTCTAAAGCTTCAAATTTAAGGGGTTAG
- a CDS encoding hydrogenase 4 subunit F: protein MDSLALILILPLLGALVLFLSPKNYAVLSGLHVLFSAATSVALLNNVLKVLSSGTFYSFDKFLFLDSLGCVFLVLIAVTGFIVNFYSIHYMRWELEDGHIHLSDLKKYYALSHVFIFTMTLSVICNNVAFMWAAIEATTLASVFLVAIHKDQKSTESGYKYIVLCSIGLAFALYATVLLYSATFSTLGDGEASMLFSSIMANAKNLNPDAAKLIFVFALIGFGTKAGLAPTHTWLPDVHAEGPAPISALLSGVLLKCAMLALLRYYAITAQAVGFSFVEGIMIVSGTITLFVAGFFLIRQHNVKRMFAYHSIVHMGVIAFALGVGGKFGLFAAIFHCLAHSFTKALAFCSTGNIARIYGHKDMSKMGGMVKIAPITTIMFGAAVCSLVGVPAFAIFVSEYNVFVGAITSGQYIAVALFAIALAVIFIADFAHFNMASFGEPKGVVVHNKEMSLLENLPLIALCALIIIFGVWHVDSFYTLVDNGVNIMMGALK from the coding sequence ATGGATAGTTTAGCTTTAATACTTATCTTACCGCTCCTTGGTGCTTTGGTCTTGTTTTTGAGTCCTAAAAATTATGCGGTATTAAGCGGACTTCACGTTTTGTTTTCTGCTGCGACATCGGTGGCTTTACTTAACAATGTTCTTAAAGTCTTAAGTAGCGGAACTTTTTATAGTTTTGATAAATTTTTGTTTTTAGATAGCTTAGGCTGTGTTTTCTTGGTACTTATAGCAGTAACTGGATTTATAGTAAATTTCTACTCTATCCACTACATGAGATGGGAGCTTGAAGATGGGCACATCCACTTAAGTGATCTTAAAAAATATTATGCATTAAGCCATGTATTTATCTTTACAATGACTTTAAGCGTTATTTGCAACAACGTTGCGTTTATGTGGGCAGCTATCGAGGCCACAACTCTTGCTTCAGTATTTTTGGTCGCTATTCACAAAGATCAAAAATCAACAGAAAGTGGCTATAAATACATTGTTCTTTGCTCAATCGGTCTAGCATTTGCACTTTATGCGACTGTTCTTTTATATTCAGCCACATTTAGCACTCTAGGAGATGGCGAAGCTTCTATGCTATTTTCAAGCATAATGGCAAACGCTAAAAATTTAAACCCAGATGCAGCAAAACTTATCTTTGTATTTGCTCTAATTGGTTTTGGCACAAAAGCTGGTCTCGCGCCAACTCACACTTGGCTACCAGACGTTCACGCTGAAGGTCCAGCACCTATCTCAGCTTTGCTTTCAGGTGTACTTTTAAAATGTGCGATGCTAGCACTTTTGAGATACTATGCTATCACAGCTCAAGCTGTTGGATTTAGCTTTGTTGAGGGCATAATGATCGTTTCAGGAACTATCACTCTTTTTGTAGCGGGATTTTTCCTAATCAGACAACACAATGTAAAAAGAATGTTTGCGTACCACTCAATTGTTCATATGGGTGTTATCGCATTTGCACTTGGTGTTGGCGGTAAATTTGGTCTATTTGCAGCGATATTTCACTGCTTGGCTCACAGCTTTACTAAAGCTCTTGCGTTTTGCTCAACCGGCAACATAGCAAGAATTTATGGCCACAAAGATATGAGCAAGATGGGCGGCATGGTTAAGATCGCACCGATCACCACTATAATGTTTGGCGCGGCTGTTTGCTCACTAGTTGGTGTTCCAGCATTTGCTATATTTGTTAGCGAATATAACGTCTTTGTAGGAGCTATCACAAGTGGTCAATACATCGCAGTTGCGCTATTTGCTATTGCACTTGCAGTTATTTTCATAGCTGACTTTGCACACTTTAACATGGCAAGCTTTGGCGAGCCAAAAGGTGTGGTTGTTCATAATAAAGAGATGAGTTTGTTAGAGAATTTACCTCTTATAGCACTTTGTGCCCTTATCATAATCTTTGGCGTATGGCACGTAGATAGCTTTTATACGCTAGTAGATAACGGTGTTAATATAATGATGGGAGCTTTAAAATGA